Below is a genomic region from Palaemon carinicauda isolate YSFRI2023 chromosome 31, ASM3689809v2, whole genome shotgun sequence.
catcctcgatgaaagagaggggcttctcgaactcaaaggtagctgtattgagtaagaagctcccttcctttgtgtcctctcctgctagagccttcccctttttacagaaagggtttacggctgtactaaaagcagtcgaggccggcaagccttgcccctccctggaggagtgtaaacccttgtcgctggccctgcctatggaccacaaagactggaaggagtccatcttaccttctcagttgggaagttggaggctgatattgccggacgtcagttcagcgaggacctccctaagctgtctgactttcttttgcggagagagctcgagacaaaagaaagactggctgcctcaatgtctcttcagactactcttgagacgatggcaagtgaccccaaggtccatgaaatgttcatggtagtggccaagactcatctggccacagtgacgaaggatctttatggcttcgtcaaggcgaggagagcttgtagggagttcgtgttctcctcggctacggtgaggcacgagccaaggaagctaatctcctccaacatttggggcaaagaccttttccctaccaatttggtcaaagaagttgttgatagggccgccacggagaatagaaaccttctccagaagtggggcctggctaacaaaagaaagtcttccccggatgagggttctcaaccaaagaggaagactatgaggactaggctaccgtctcgaccagccaagcctcttaaacagcaacagcaactgcaattgccattgccttcagtgccccagttggtggcacaaaccccgaccacatttcagtgggtaccccaggccgtgtcgacacagtccacggcattcaccacaacgttcgaagggcagtctacttcctttcgagcaaagcctagaggagcagccagaggctcgtctaggcgcccctcaaggggaaggggattcaggggtgatcgcggtcggggaggcaagacctcaggacggcagtccaagtgagatgatgccggtaggagggagacttcagaattttcgggatcggtggaccttcgatccctgggcccacagcctactcaagaacggactgggctggagctggtacagcactccacccccgtgccctcggttttcccaacactccacccccgttctggaggagtacgttcaagaactgttggagaaaaaagtgatccgaagggtgaagtccatcaaattccaagggaggctgttttgtgttcccaagaaagactcggaaaagctcagagtcattctggacttgtcgccactcaacaagttcatagtgaattgcaaattcaagatgctaacactgcaacacataaggaccttactgcccaagagggcatattccgtctccatagacttgtcggacgcctattggcacgttccaatcaaccgtcgactctccccctacctagggttcaggctacaacgaagactatacgccttcagagccatgccattcgggctaaatatagccccaaggattttcacgaagcttgcgagcgtaactctcaaacaattacgcctaaaagggaattcaggtagtagcctacctggacgactggctggtgtgggcagcatccgagacagaatgcttgcaagcttccagtcaagtgatccagttcctagagtatctaggcttcaagatcaacagaaaaaaagtctcaactttctccatctcaaaagttccagtggctgggaatccactgggacctaatgtcacaccgtttctccatcccagcaaagaaaaggaaggagatagcgggttctgtcaagagacttctagattccaaaaggatatcaagacgcgaacaggagagggtactgggctctctccagtttgcttcggtgacagacccagtgctaagagcacagctaaaggatgcaaccggagtttggagaagttatgcatcaaacgcgcgaagagatctgagaagaccagttccgcttcggctgcgtactcttctcaggccttggttccaagccagacatctaaagaagtcggttcttcttcagccacctcccccgtcggtgacgattcactcagatgcctcgaaggagggatggggaggtcactctcatcggaaaaaagtccaggggacttggtccaagctattcaactcctttcacataaactttctagaagctatggcagtgctccttaccttaaagaaagtctccccgcgtcactcgatccacataaggttggtgatggacagcgaggtagttgtgagatgcttgaatcgacaaggatcgaggtcaccacctctcaaccaggtgatgttggccatcttccgattggcggaaaagaagaagtggtacctgtcggcagttcaccttcaaggagtccgcaatgtgacagcggacgctctatccaggttcacaccgatagagtcggaatggtccttagacgcaggatcattctccttcattctgaatcaagtcccagaactgcagatagacctctttgcgacgaaagacaacaagaagttgcccctgtatgtgtccccgtacgaggaccccttggcggaagcagtggacgcgatgtccctcgactggaacagatggtccaggatttatctgttccctcctcacaaccttctgttgagggtcctcaacaaactgagatccttcaagggggtagcggcaatagtggcccacaagtggccgaacagcgtgtggttccccctggcattggaactacggttggagtttgtaccgctaccagatccagttctgacccagcgagtccagaagtcgactgtctgcgcttcattacagaaaacccggaccctgcagctcatgattttctctccctagcggtgagaaagcgtttcgggatttcgaaagccagcatagacttcctagaggaatataagtgcaaatccactagaaggcaatatgagtcatcttggagaaaatgtgtggcctttgtcaaggcgaagaatccgcaggagatctcaacagacttctgcttatctttcttcatccacctccatggtcaagggttggcagctaacacgatttcggcgtgtaagtctgctttgacaagacccattctatatgccttccaggtcgacctcgctaacgagatctttaataaagttccgaaagcctgcgctaggctcagaccttcagcacctccaaagcccatttcatggtctttagacaaagttcttcatttcgcttctctgttgagcaatgaggagtgtgcgttaaaggatttgacacaaaaagttattttcctatttgcactcgcatctggggccagggttagtgagattgtagccctctcgagagaggcaggtcgtgttcagttcctggatgggggagaactgaacctacgtttcttgccaagaatgagttacccaccaacaggtgggggccctggagaatctgccctctgaaagaagatgcatctctatgtccagtagaatgcctaaaggtctatcttcgtagaacttcagacttcaggggtggtcaactattcaggggagaaacatcaggctcaaatttatctcagaatcaactcagagcgaaaatcacatattttattcgcagagcggatcctgacagtacacccgcaggtcacgatccgaggaaagttgcctcatccttaaatttctttaattgtatggattttgaacatctccgttcatacactggctggaagtcttccagagtgttctttcgccactatgcgaagcaagtagaggaactaaagatatctgtggtagcagtgggtcgcgtcgttaaccctactgtttaactctgcgaggaacagtggttttaattgggacgattaattccaaggtgagtgtgtagttacatacggtactacaaactaagtgagggcactgagttgcccacatagactgttccatttccaaaggtgaacctagcataagtgcagacatgtgtgccgagggttttctaacgctaatgtgattgatttgtaatacagacttttatgactttgatacctcggtatcttaaaagtggcaataatgtttttctttcagataaacaagttctgtttactatcatacttatgcttaaagttttgggttatcctcttcttatatatatatatatatatatatatatatatatatatatatatatatatatatatatatatatatatatatatatatatatatatatatataattgttgttaacctgtctatttattgtttgtcaataaacttgttcttgagaaccttgcgtctccttcacctgtgtcaatttattggtataattgagcattcattctatgtacgttatctgggataattctaatagaattgttcctttatgcaagctatgttgcattggtttatgctttcccttaacgggaggattccgtcccagaaggggacggtggcggttttacaagtttcctcctatgcggatataaacctttgtccaatataagtattgtgcggggaactggtcgatatttcatattgacgcagtggttctttacaaactatgctttactaaatatagggtgaaaccactatattagcttgcctggtattcatacataggtatatgtactcttcgagacttttccagagtctagtaggactcttccctgtagggggtaggaagctctaacatggtttatggttagttgaaaagatgtataacggtaacatcttaggtctctaggtctagttgacccggaaaaattacctccggggagtacggcacgttctgagaatccacagatacagtaatgctctggtatacttccatcaggacgacatggcttgagcccaaaaaacggattttgagcgaagcgaaaaatctattttcgggcgagatggccatgtcgtcctgatggacccgcccttccctttctatgaaagggctgtaggacccctccctacatacagtatctgtagcacctcgtgtacgttacaaggaatacagatggcgccaggcacgcttacgaaactggagaagagggagccttgggagcggcgccccctttttctttcccgttttcgtttcttgccaactgacccctcgatgtgttatctctgtttggggcgcagattgccatgtggcgtgtcaagaatacgtcctctgatatgtcgcgatatccctttcattagggatattcgctccaggagttagaattctggtaccttaaggtaaattctctgggaatatcgccgtagttgtaatataccctaggaagctacccaataggaacttccatcaggacgacatggccatcacgcccaaaaatagatttttcgcttcgttcaaaatccgttctatactatagttttccccctgcagtatatactatactgaaaaatactggctacagtatagaaggtaatgtgccggccggcacacaccttaactagttccaaagcatactacttttagactataaggcggaagaacgctTTTACTCGGTGTCatattatagccggccggcaaaggtatacaaccaatgccggccggcagcaaaagaaccagagaacttccaactaggatacaaacactagaagaaaaacagaatggttgccgggataagagactgtactgcctcatagcccggcaacccgaaagagtgcacataaggaaggggagaatataacttcaggcttccttgaccaataccatctggctctacagacaaacatggatgagagaccaagggaggtccgggcagcactcaaagcaaaagacccttgccggccggcacgcactgccgcccggcaagggactgagtcaactccacatcctaacctatgctaggtacagatgtagaatgacggacagggatgcaatggctaggccatcactaaggaaagagggggaaaggggaaaagagggtcctgccaaccttactctaataatgaatcacccggagccaagaaaactcatcttagcctagccCTTTCAAGCCTACTTTTGCACAGCTGAATTTTTAATCATCTGTTGAGCTTAGTGGCATCATTGGAtcatagataatgatatatattcaccacaaagtttttttttaagctTATCTTTGTTTTTTTACACTGGGACATAAACATCCCTATAGTGTTATATTGAAATTCAAATTGGGATTGTTTGATCCCAGTTAGTACAATAAAGTTGaaaatacatattgtgtatataggaATGTTGGAATTAAATGCAAAGTTATAAGTGTACATTTATTATAAGTATATTGTACCTGAAGAAAAAAACATCAAACTATATAATGGCAAAATAAATGTAGCTTTTTGGGATAAgtaactgagaaaaaaaaacacatacaccaTTGAAAATTCTTAggcaatataattatattttcctttgaaaaaagtgaaatgaaaaacaGCCTGATAACTATATGATTGGGAGGCTTTTACTCAACTGTTTATGTATGGTAGATAGGAAAACATTGTAAACAAAGTGGAACTTTGCATGTTTGACACTGATACCTTGTTCGCTTTTCTTTCTTCCTTGAAGAGCATCTTATGCATCTTCGACGGCTTTCTTCATGCACGGGCATATGGTCAACATTCTTCAGCTCCTTAGAAGTTTTGGAAGGCCGTCCTAAACTTCGTACTCTTCTCTGTGGCAGATTTTCCCTTCCCTCTTCAATCAAAGATTCTGCTAATGTTACTAAGAAGTCAATGAAAGGGCGCTTCTTGTGGTTGATTTCGTTGTGAATAACATGTGCATTGTACACCGCTGTCATTAGAAGTCTGAAAAATACTTTGATCCACCATTTCTTGCTCTTTCTGTCAAGGTCATACAGAGTTATCATTTGATCCCCTAAGTCAACACCCCCCATATgatcattataaaatataaaagcttcagGGCACTGCAGATCTTTTTTTGTTccatctttaatttttctttgcgTCACACCTATTTCTGTATTATGACAATTACTCAGAATCGTGACACACTTGGTGTCTTGCCAGGAAACTACCAGAATGCCTTCATTACAAACGTACATCTCTGACTCTCCCCGTTGAAGTTTGACGTCAAGCTTTGGAAGATTCTTCCTATTTGGCATACAAGTCCCAACTGCTGCAAATGGGAGTGAAGACATGAGTCTAACAGATGTGAAAAATCTGTCGAAACATAAGCATACTTCTGGTGCCCTTATTGTTTCTGAAAGCATCTTGATTACTCTTTCACCAAGAGTTCCTTCCATAACTTGTGTTTCCTTTCCTTGATAGATATTGAAGTCATACACATAGCCAGTATTTGAGTCTGATCTTACCCAGGTTTTGATTCCTCGTTTCACTGGTTTCATAGGCAAATACTGTTTCATGCTGGAACGTCCCTTGAACTTTGTCATGCTTTCATCTATGGACTGAAATGTGCTGTCTGTTCTTGCAGCAAGAAAAGTTTTTTTCAAGCACCTCACCACATCTTCTACATAGAATATCTTGGAAGATTCTGCTGGTTTACATGGATTATTGAAGTACAGTTTCGAAAAAACTAGTTGAAATCTATCCCTTGAAATTGACTCgcttattttctcatttcttagtGAGGACTTTCTTGACCAATACATTCTCATGGCAGGTACTCGATTGTAAGACATCACTAGTGTGCATCCGAAGATTACCATCAACTCTGAGAGACATgtgtgttgaatattttttttcttcttttcagccaaAATATCAAGTCTCTCGTTAGTGTAATGTGCTATTTGTAGAAAAAGACTCTTTGGAAATAATCTTAGGAAGATGTCCAACTCTGATGAAGCTCTTTTTACAGACATAGTTACAATGCAGTCATGCTTATCTGGTATGTCATGCTTAGGCACAAAATTTGTAGTGTCTTTAGTCCATACATATTCCATACGTCTGTACGAATCATTTTCTGGGCTAGTGGGTGCTTCTAGGTCTTCCTCTTCTGTGACTGTATCATCCTGTGATTCatctgaagaagaatcgtttgttcCATCACTGTCAGTATCTGATGGTTCATAATCGTCGTCATCCTCTTCCAGTGCAAATTGTATTTCCTCTTCCGTTAGCCTTCTTTTACTCATCTGCAAGAAAACACAAGAaaacaatatttaatatatatatatatatatatatatatatatatatatatatatatatatatatatatatatatatatatatatatagcccagagTCGAAAATCGGAAGGAAACAAtggctaagttaggttaggtaaacaAGGATGGCTATTCTGTGCACCTGCATACTATAATCTTTAAAAAGATACTCAACCAGCCACTAAAAAAGGACTTACTCTCAATAAAAAtttagttttgttattttcttttcatatcaaaGAAAACACTGCGGGGATAATATTATCCCAATTTTCATTACCCCAAAATCCTGATGGGACATTTTCATCCCAAGGAAAGAAAAcatcaaatattataaaaaatacaaagccTTGGAAAGACCTATCGAATCCCAAAGCTTCACGGATATGTTAACTTTGATTCTAAACATAAGATGATGTCATCTAGTATATGCtgatatgaaaaaaacgtaaaatttTCACTCACCTTTACAAGAAGCTTTACCTTGTTGACGTTGACAACCGACACGTGGGCGCTGGGTGCGTTCATTATATTTCTCTTCATACGTCTGGCATCAAGGAAACCCTAAAACACTGAAATATCCCACTCAATGGGCTTTACTGCAGTTAAATCCCTGTTCAGTGTAATTTAAGAAATTCTTGGGACAAAAATCACCCAATAGGATCGAAAGggctaggg
It encodes:
- the LOC137625097 gene encoding piggyBac transposable element-derived protein 4-like, which gives rise to MSKRRLTEEEIQFALEEDDDDYEPSDTDSDGTNDSSSDESQDDTVTEEEDLEAPTSPENDSYRRMEYVWTKDTTNFVPKHDIPDKHDCIVTMSVKRASSELDIFLRLFPKSLFLQIAHYTNERLDILAEKKKKNIQHTCLSELMVIFGCTLVMSYNRVPAMRMYWSRKSSLRNEKISESISRDRFQLVFSKLYFNNPCKPAESSKIFYVEDVVRCLKKTFLAARTDSTFQSIDESMTKFKGRSSMKQYLPMKPVKRGIKTWVRSDSNTGYVYDFNIYQGKETQVMEGTLGERVIKMLSETIRAPEVCLCFDRFFTSVRLMSSLPFAAVGTCMPNRKNLPKLDVKLQRGESEMYVCNEGILVVSWQDTKCVTILSNCHNTEIGVTQRKIKDGTKKDLQCPEAFIFYNDHMGGVDLGDQMITLYDLDRKSKKWWIKVFFRLLMTAVYNAHVIHNEINHKKRPFIDFLVTLAESLIEEGRENLPQRRVRSLGRPSKTSKELKNVDHMPVHEESRRRCIRCSSRKKEKRTRYQCQTCKVPLCLQCFPIYHT